A section of the Mycobacteriales bacterium genome encodes:
- the paaD gene encoding 1,2-phenylacetyl-CoA epoxidase subunit PaaD, with protein MSAPGVAEAWALLAEVPDPELPTVSVVDLGIARDVVVDGDTVTVSITPTYSGCPAMREIEADVTAALARRFAHVTVRTVLSPPWTTDWITEAGRDKLAGGGTAPPGRVLLPLLVDTVNSADPGRPAACPLCGSAEVEELAGFGSTACKALWRCTSCREPFDYLKRH; from the coding sequence GTGTCGGCGCCCGGTGTCGCGGAGGCCTGGGCGCTGCTCGCCGAGGTGCCCGACCCGGAGCTGCCCACGGTCTCGGTCGTCGACCTCGGGATCGCCCGCGACGTCGTCGTCGACGGCGACACCGTGACGGTCTCGATCACCCCGACCTACAGCGGCTGCCCCGCGATGCGCGAGATCGAGGCCGACGTCACCGCGGCGCTGGCCCGCCGCTTCGCCCACGTCACCGTCCGCACCGTGCTCTCACCGCCCTGGACCACCGACTGGATCACCGAGGCCGGCCGCGACAAGCTCGCCGGTGGCGGCACCGCCCCGCCCGGCCGGGTCCTGCTGCCGCTGCTCGTCGACACTGTCAACTCTGCCGACCCCGGCCGGCCCGCGGCCTGCCCGCTGTGCGGCAGCGCCGAGGTCGAGGAGCTCGCCGGCTTCGGGTCGACCGCCTGCAAGGCGCTGTGGCGGTGCACCTCGTGCCGCGAGCCGTTCGACTACCTCAAGCGGCACTGA
- the paaC gene encoding 1,2-phenylacetyl-CoA epoxidase subunit PaaC: MSSATPGLAPDVAAESVLRLGDTCLVLAQRLSAWCGHGPALEEDIALANIALDLLGQARGLLTRAGELEGVGRDEDRLAYLRDAPDFRNLLLAEQPHGDFAHTIVRHLLWDCFAVELWPALARSSDEVLAGVAGKAAKESAYHLRHTSGWLVRLGDGTEESRRRVLDALDALWPYAGEAMLDDDVDRQAAEAGLVPLPSSIEPAWRKRVADVLVEATLPVPPDVWWQRGGKQGQHSEHLSYLLGEMQVLHRSDPDAQW, from the coding sequence ATGAGCTCGGCTACCCCTGGGCTCGCCCCTGATGTCGCGGCGGAGTCGGTGCTGCGGCTCGGCGACACCTGCCTCGTGCTGGCGCAGCGGCTGTCCGCGTGGTGCGGCCACGGGCCCGCGCTCGAGGAGGACATCGCCCTGGCCAACATCGCGCTCGACCTGCTCGGCCAGGCCCGCGGTCTGCTGACCCGCGCCGGCGAGCTCGAGGGCGTCGGTCGCGACGAGGACCGCCTGGCCTACCTGCGCGACGCGCCGGACTTCCGCAACCTGCTGCTCGCCGAGCAGCCGCACGGCGACTTCGCCCACACCATCGTCCGCCACCTGCTGTGGGACTGCTTCGCGGTCGAGCTGTGGCCCGCGCTCGCGCGCTCCTCCGACGAGGTGCTCGCCGGCGTCGCGGGCAAGGCGGCCAAGGAGTCGGCGTACCACCTGCGCCACACCTCCGGCTGGCTGGTGCGGCTCGGTGACGGCACCGAGGAGTCGCGCCGCCGGGTGCTCGACGCGCTCGACGCGCTGTGGCCCTACGCCGGAGAGGCCATGCTCGACGACGACGTCGACCGCCAGGCCGCCGAGGCCGGGCTCGTCCCGCTGCCGTCGTCGATCGAGCCGGCCTGGCGCAAGCGGGTCGCCGACGTCCTCGTCGAGGCGACCCTCCCCGTCCCGCCCGACGTCTGGTGGCAGCGCGGCGGCAAGCAGGGCCAGCACTCCGAGCACCTGTCCTACCTGCTCGGCGAGATGCAGGTGCTGCACCGTTCCGACCCCGACGCCCAGTGGTGA
- the paaB gene encoding 1,2-phenylacetyl-CoA epoxidase subunit PaaB yields the protein MSVSGRETWPLWEVFVRSRAGLSHTHVGSLHAADAELAVQGARDVYTRRGEGSSLWVVPASAIVASDPDDKESLFDPALDKDYRHPTHYDVPEGVHGI from the coding sequence ATGAGCGTGTCCGGCCGCGAGACCTGGCCGCTGTGGGAGGTCTTCGTGCGCTCGCGCGCTGGGCTGTCCCACACCCACGTGGGGAGCCTGCACGCCGCCGACGCGGAGCTCGCCGTCCAGGGTGCCCGTGACGTCTACACCCGGCGCGGGGAGGGCAGCTCGTTGTGGGTTGTGCCTGCGAGTGCGATCGTCGCGTCGGACCCCGACGACAAGGAGTCGCTGTTCGACCCCGCGCTCGACAAGGACTACCGCCACCCGACGCACTACGACGTCCCCGAGGGGGTGCACGGCATATGA
- the paaA gene encoding 1,2-phenylacetyl-CoA epoxidase subunit PaaA: MYTQGLDGVPDTATPLDESVLAARFDAYVDAEQKVEPTHWMPAAYRKLLVRQIAQHAHSEIVGMLPEGNWISRAPSLRRKAVLLAKVQDEAGHGLYLYSAAETLGVTREELVDQLLDGTAKYSSIFNYPTLTWADVAAIGWLVDGAAIMNQVPLCRCSYGPYARAMVRVCREESFHQRQGFESMTVLAQGTPTQHAMAQDALDRWWWPALMMFGPPDSESTHSDASMRWKVKRFSNDELRQRFVDATVPQAHFLGLTIPDPALRLEGEHWVFGEPDWEEFRRVLRGDGPCNRERIAARRKAHAEGAWVREAALAHAEKQQARTTEAVA; the protein is encoded by the coding sequence ATGTACACCCAGGGCCTCGACGGCGTCCCCGACACCGCCACCCCGCTCGACGAGAGCGTGCTCGCCGCGCGCTTCGACGCCTACGTCGACGCCGAGCAAAAGGTCGAGCCGACGCACTGGATGCCGGCCGCCTACCGCAAGCTGCTGGTCCGCCAGATCGCCCAGCACGCGCACTCCGAGATCGTCGGGATGCTGCCCGAGGGCAACTGGATCAGCCGCGCCCCGTCGCTGCGCCGCAAGGCCGTCCTGCTCGCCAAGGTGCAGGACGAGGCCGGCCACGGGCTCTACCTCTACAGCGCCGCCGAGACCCTCGGCGTCACCCGCGAGGAGCTCGTCGACCAGCTGCTCGACGGCACCGCCAAGTACTCGAGCATCTTCAACTACCCGACCCTGACCTGGGCCGACGTCGCCGCCATCGGCTGGCTCGTCGACGGCGCCGCGATCATGAACCAGGTCCCGCTGTGCCGCTGCTCCTACGGCCCCTACGCCCGCGCGATGGTCCGGGTCTGCCGCGAGGAGTCCTTCCATCAGCGGCAGGGCTTCGAGTCGATGACGGTGCTCGCGCAGGGCACCCCGACGCAGCACGCGATGGCGCAGGACGCGCTCGACCGCTGGTGGTGGCCGGCGCTGATGATGTTCGGCCCGCCGGACTCCGAGTCGACCCACTCCGACGCCTCGATGCGCTGGAAGGTCAAGCGCTTCAGCAACGACGAGCTGCGTCAGCGCTTCGTCGACGCGACCGTCCCGCAGGCCCACTTCCTCGGACTCACGATCCCCGACCCGGCACTGCGCCTCGAGGGCGAGCACTGGGTCTTCGGCGAGCCCGACTGGGAGGAGTTCCGCCGGGTCCTGCGCGGCGACGGCCCCTGCAACCGCGAGCGCATCGCGGCGCGCCGCAAGGCCCACGCCGAGGGCGCCTGGGTCCGCGAGGCGGCACTCGCTCACGCCGAGAAGCAGCAGGCGCGTACGACGGAGGCCGTCGCATGA
- the thyX gene encoding FAD-dependent thymidylate synthase — protein MPALAPLKVQVIGYTHFAPPADVPWETDVDGGQALAEFAGRACYQSWSKPNPATATNEGYLKHILEVGHLSVLEHGSVTFYLSGLSRSLTHELIRHRHFSYSQLSQRYVPERDAAMVEPQVIAEDPELHALFLEAADAALASYTKLLEGLEKKFADVENVTARRKQARQAARTVLPNATETRIVVTGNYRAMRHFVAMRASEHADVEIRELAIAMLRELQALAPHVFDDFEITALPDGTEVASSPMVSEG, from the coding sequence TTGCCCGCGCTCGCCCCGCTCAAGGTCCAGGTCATCGGTTACACCCACTTCGCCCCGCCGGCGGACGTGCCGTGGGAGACCGACGTCGACGGCGGCCAGGCGCTCGCCGAGTTCGCCGGACGCGCCTGCTACCAGAGCTGGAGCAAGCCCAACCCGGCGACGGCCACGAACGAGGGCTACCTCAAGCACATCCTCGAGGTCGGCCACCTGTCGGTGCTCGAGCACGGCAGCGTGACCTTCTACCTCTCCGGCCTGTCGCGCAGCCTCACCCACGAGCTGATCCGCCACCGGCACTTCTCCTACAGCCAGCTGTCCCAGCGCTACGTCCCCGAGCGCGACGCCGCCATGGTCGAGCCGCAGGTCATCGCCGAGGACCCCGAGCTGCACGCACTGTTCCTCGAGGCGGCCGACGCGGCGCTGGCGTCGTACACCAAGCTGCTCGAGGGCCTGGAGAAGAAGTTCGCCGACGTCGAGAACGTCACGGCCCGCCGCAAGCAGGCCCGTCAGGCCGCGCGCACCGTGCTGCCCAACGCGACCGAGACCCGCATCGTGGTCACCGGCAACTACCGCGCGATGCGGCACTTCGTCGCGATGCGGGCGAGCGAGCACGCCGACGTCGAGATCCGCGAGCTCGCGATCGCGATGCTGCGCGAGCTGCAGGCGCTCGCGCCCCACGTCTTCGACGACTTCGAGATCACCGCGCTGCCCGACGGCACCGAGGTCGCGTCGTCCCCGATGGTCAGCGAGGGGTAG
- a CDS encoding GNAT family N-acetyltransferase yields MRIEQVDPRDDEAFGRWYAVLAAVEQDTRPGESGWTAQDQREIAVTGLEADTATGELVTLLLAVDGARDVGLGRLVLTTRDNLDRARVLVHVLPDERRGGVGTALLEGLLARARAAGRSVAGTEVDEPEALAGVSPAHHFLTRHGFDRALLEVRRDLAVPVPSQVLAGCLAHAREGAAGYDVTAYSRRCPDHLLDARAALGRAMSVMFPSGDLELEEEQWDAELVRRKEAMFDRMGRVYWAAMATRDGEAVAFTELGVSSHAPDRAYQWDTLVLPEHRGHRLGLLLKATVLGQLQTDSPATRTVTTWNATTNAPMIAVNERLGFRPNGTLSTWQKRL; encoded by the coding sequence GTGCGCATCGAGCAGGTGGACCCGCGGGACGACGAGGCCTTCGGCCGGTGGTACGCCGTGCTGGCGGCCGTCGAGCAGGACACCCGGCCGGGGGAGAGCGGGTGGACCGCGCAGGACCAGCGCGAGATCGCCGTCACGGGCCTCGAGGCTGACACGGCGACAGGTGAGCTCGTGACGTTGCTGCTCGCCGTGGACGGCGCCCGCGACGTGGGCCTGGGACGGCTGGTCCTCACGACGCGCGACAACCTCGACAGGGCCCGGGTGCTGGTCCACGTGCTGCCGGACGAGCGGCGCGGGGGTGTGGGCACGGCGCTGCTCGAGGGCCTCCTCGCCCGGGCGCGGGCGGCAGGCCGCTCGGTCGCCGGCACCGAGGTCGACGAGCCCGAGGCGCTCGCGGGCGTCAGCCCGGCGCACCACTTCCTCACCCGGCACGGCTTCGACCGCGCGCTGCTCGAGGTACGGCGCGACCTCGCCGTCCCGGTCCCGTCGCAGGTGCTGGCCGGCTGCCTCGCCCACGCTCGCGAGGGCGCCGCCGGCTACGACGTCACGGCGTACTCCCGTCGGTGTCCCGACCACCTGCTCGACGCCCGCGCCGCGCTGGGACGTGCGATGTCGGTGATGTTCCCGAGCGGCGACCTCGAGCTCGAGGAGGAGCAGTGGGACGCCGAGCTGGTGCGGCGCAAGGAGGCGATGTTCGACCGGATGGGGCGGGTCTACTGGGCGGCGATGGCGACGCGGGACGGCGAGGCGGTGGCGTTCACCGAGCTCGGGGTGAGCAGCCACGCCCCGGACCGGGCCTACCAGTGGGACACCCTCGTGCTCCCCGAGCACCGGGGGCACCGCCTCGGGCTGCTCCTCAAGGCCACGGTCCTGGGGCAGCTGCAGACCGACTCGCCCGCGACCCGCACGGTGACGACCTGGAACGCCACCACCAACGCCCCGATGATCGCCGTCAACGAGCGGCTCGGCTTCCGCCCCAACGGCACCCTGTCCACCTGGCAGAAGCGCCTCTGA
- a CDS encoding crosslink repair DNA glycosylase YcaQ family protein has protein sequence MQTLPLRTARQIALAAQGFADPLPTGAVDARHLRRVVARTSLIQIDSVNVFARAHHLPPLSRLGAWPVGLLDDLAFRRRELFEYWGHEASYLPVALHPHLRWRMARAEGLEEGWGGPLRVFRDRPDFVEKVYAMVEERGPVGAGALRETPRGGGSWWGWDDVKKALEYLFWSGRVTTSRRTTGFERLYDVTERVIPASVLALPTPSREEAQRELMRVAARAHGVGTERDLRDYFRLRPAEAKVALASLVEDGELEQVAVEGWRDPAYLWPGTAVPRTARRSTLLSPFDPLVFERSRTSRLFGFDYRIEIYVPAPKRVYGYYILPFLHDEGIRARVDLKSDRKAGVLQVLGAWVEPKSDVLEVAEALAVSLQEAAAWQGLSSVAVSARGDLAPVLAPLVR, from the coding sequence GTGCAGACCCTCCCGCTCCGCACGGCCCGTCAGATCGCGCTGGCGGCGCAGGGCTTCGCCGACCCGCTGCCCACCGGTGCCGTCGACGCGCGCCACCTGCGCCGGGTCGTCGCGCGGACGTCACTGATCCAGATCGACTCGGTCAACGTCTTCGCCCGCGCCCACCACCTCCCGCCGCTGTCGCGCCTCGGCGCCTGGCCGGTCGGGCTGCTCGACGACCTGGCCTTCCGGCGGCGCGAGCTGTTCGAGTACTGGGGCCACGAGGCGTCCTACCTCCCGGTCGCGCTGCACCCGCACCTGCGCTGGCGGATGGCCCGCGCCGAGGGCCTCGAGGAGGGCTGGGGTGGGCCGCTGAGGGTCTTCCGCGACCGCCCCGACTTCGTCGAGAAGGTCTACGCGATGGTCGAGGAGCGCGGTCCCGTCGGCGCGGGGGCGCTGCGGGAGACGCCGCGCGGTGGCGGCTCCTGGTGGGGGTGGGACGACGTGAAGAAGGCGCTCGAGTACCTCTTCTGGTCGGGTCGGGTGACGACCTCACGTCGTACGACGGGGTTCGAGCGGTTGTACGACGTCACCGAGCGCGTGATCCCGGCCTCGGTGCTGGCGCTGCCGACACCGTCGCGCGAGGAGGCCCAGCGCGAGCTGATGCGGGTGGCGGCACGGGCGCACGGCGTCGGGACGGAGCGCGACCTGCGCGACTACTTCCGGCTACGGCCGGCCGAGGCGAAGGTGGCGCTGGCGTCGCTGGTGGAGGACGGCGAGCTCGAGCAGGTCGCCGTCGAGGGGTGGCGCGATCCGGCGTACCTCTGGCCCGGGACCGCGGTGCCGCGCACGGCGCGCCGCTCGACGCTGCTGAGCCCCTTCGACCCGCTGGTCTTCGAGCGCTCGCGCACGTCGCGGCTGTTCGGGTTCGACTACCGCATCGAGATCTACGTGCCAGCGCCGAAGCGGGTCTACGGCTACTACATCCTGCCGTTCCTGCACGACGAAGGGATCCGGGCGCGGGTCGACCTGAAGTCCGACCGCAAGGCCGGGGTGCTGCAGGTGCTGGGCGCGTGGGTCGAGCCGAAGTCCGACGTGCTGGAGGTGGCCGAGGCGCTTGCGGTGTCGCTGCAGGAGGCCGCCGCCTGGCAGGGCCTGTCGTCCGTGGCGGTCTCCGCCCGTGGCGACCTCGCACCCGTCCTCGCGCCGCTGGTGCGATGA
- a CDS encoding GNAT family N-acetyltransferase — translation MELRALRLDEVVRYDEVRLETWRAAYRGLVPDAFLDGLAVTAQLTASRTAMAQDPHRALHVAVVDGVVVGIAAAGPPRDDDLDPDDVTELGALYVLPDHWGGGIGRALLSAVLARRPRPRQALWVLEANDRSRAFYASCGFAPDGHRKVETLASRSPRCG, via the coding sequence GTGGAGCTCCGAGCCCTTCGCCTCGACGAGGTCGTCCGCTACGACGAGGTCCGCCTCGAGACCTGGCGGGCCGCCTATCGCGGGCTCGTCCCCGACGCGTTCCTCGACGGCCTCGCCGTGACGGCGCAGCTCACCGCGAGCCGGACCGCGATGGCCCAGGACCCACACCGCGCGCTGCACGTCGCGGTCGTCGACGGCGTGGTCGTCGGCATCGCCGCGGCCGGACCGCCGCGAGACGACGACCTCGACCCCGACGACGTCACCGAGCTTGGGGCCCTCTACGTGCTGCCCGACCACTGGGGCGGCGGGATCGGGCGGGCCCTGCTCTCGGCCGTGCTCGCCCGCCGACCGCGGCCGAGGCAGGCGCTGTGGGTGCTCGAGGCCAACGACCGCAGCCGCGCCTTCTACGCCTCCTGCGGCTTCGCCCCCGACGGGCACCGCAAGGTCGAGACCCTGGCCAGCCGGTCGCCGAGGTGCGGCTGA